One window of Triticum dicoccoides isolate Atlit2015 ecotype Zavitan chromosome 5A, WEW_v2.0, whole genome shotgun sequence genomic DNA carries:
- the LOC119298940 gene encoding uncharacterized protein LOC119298940 translates to MANLRANASTGHLRVYGTSLSDDGALPWEEREQDTSLLLRKIELHRDEAVKLLASHPDLRRFLDAATCVGLLDPVSNIVVSAMLAAAAADPVDGASALVGVDKDMKQRSLDGLVAFLTCFFPHLTDWEAVRYLVLAEADPLVAARIVVEDRRTKCFRPGSAATNGALRLALKCAMVAAKHPCPSELAGVWLSLCSSLDTLEKAVSLLNCPGDILHTLAKQMPDVPCPAPDAIGSSLIRPWELAARRCSEHAAKVTHQYSWSLRRVLLHTIHGFYLQALARMPGGELRSRYHRSMLKAGHCYGPFDPVTNIIVNTIWYEVTFPPLSQLDELNILGTLDLMRIEAQSFYGLVSFLCTHDKDLNADQAIRILLDTDLNLAATKHQTSVQDEQEAFKAAATAAWHPRPDAQAAFLSSCKTPAVLSLLSDNGGQQQLSSQCVQQLAMLLSSAFRSTGMLAQQKQPVAIYKRRFNLTMYEGRIQRRAHRRISRKVKAALSRYEVQNSGQACYQLHVVCGVNEYVSGPDKSDTPVEDDRYHHTHANFLVTRNVGSVCSGPVLFFAELSNKNDGDQDCQLLCCPVEFPLPGAEPVRCLFCEQEGIRIVHPASGEGFHGHQVEFVKMVRGEDLFENVDYPEEYDNDRILTNSEYVTNTVADGLDEDCMYLGSDDFTIKESDGHESDYYGEE, encoded by the exons CCTCGATGCGGCGACCTGCGTCGGCCTGCTCGATCCGGTCTCCAACATAGTCGTCAGCGCCatgcttgccgccgccgccgcagatccCGTCGACGGGGCCTCCGCGCTCGTCGGCGTCGACAAGGACATGAAGCAGCGCTCCCTCGATGGCCTCGTCGCCTTCCTCACATGCTTCTTCCCTCACCTCACCGACTGGGAGGCCGTCAGGTACCTTGTCCTCGCCGAAGCCGACCCCCTCGTTGCCGCGCGCATCGTCGTCGAGGACCGCCGCACCAAGTGCTTCCGCCCAGGCTCCGCGGCCACCAACGGCGCCCTCAGGCTCGCTCTCAAGTGCGCAATGGTCGCCGCCAAGCATCCGTGTCCCTCCGAGCTCGCAGGCGTTTGGCTGTCCTTGTGCTCCTCCCTTGACACCCTTGAGAAGGCCGTCTCCTTGCTCAATTGCCCCGGCGACATCCTCCACACTCTGGCCAAGCAGATGCCAGATGTCCCTTGTCCTGCTCCAGATGCCAttgggagcagcctcatcaggccatGGGAGCTTGCCGCCCGTCGCTGCAGTGAGCACGCCGCCAAGGTGACCCACCAGTATTCCTGGTCACTAAGGCGAGTGCTCCTACATACAATCCATGGTTTCTACCTGCAGGCACTCGCCAGGATGCCGGGCGGCGAACTGCGGTCTCGTTACCACCGTAGCATGCTCAAGGCTGGCCATTGCTACGGCCCTTTTGATCCTGTCACCAATATCATCGTCAACACCATCTGGTACGAAGTCACATTCCCACCACTGAGTCAACTGGACGAGCTCAACATTCTTGGCACCTTGGACCTGATGCGGATTGAAGCACAATCCTTTTACGGACTTGTCTCTTTCCTCTGCACCCATGACAAAGATCTCAACGCCGATCAGGCCATAAGGATCCTGCTCGACACGGATCTCAACTTGGCCGCGACAAAGCACCAGACCAGTGTCCAGGATGAACAAGAAGCCTTCAAGGCTGCTGCAACTGCGGCATGGCACCCCAGACCTGATGCCCAAGCAGCATTCCTCAGCTCTTGCAAGACTCCTGCAGTCCTGTCACTGCTGTCAGATAATGGGGGCCAACAACAGCTCTCTTCTCAATGTGTCCAGCAGCTTGCCATGCTATTGTCATCTGCTTTCCGTTCCACTGGCATGTTAGCCCAGCAGAAGCAACCAGTTGCCATTTATAAACGACGGTTCAATCTTACCATGTATGAGGGACGTATACAGCGAAGGGCTCATAGAAGAATCTCCAGAAAGGTCAAGGCTGCACTAAGCAGATATGAGGTGCAGAATTCG GGACAAGCCTGTTATCAGCTTCATGTGGTCTGCGGTGTGAATGAATATGTATCTGGTCCTGACAAGAGTGATACTCCTGTTGAAGATGACCGCTACCATCACACACATGCCAACTTTCTGGTGACCCGGAATGTTGGCTCTGTATGTTCGGGTCCAGTACTCTTCTTTGCTGAGCTTAGCAACAAGAACGATGGCGACCAGGATTGCCAGCTTCTATGCTGCCCTGTGGAGTTTCCACTACCAGGGGCTG AACCAGTGCGCTGCCTTTTCTGCGAGCAAGAAGGGATCAGGATTGTACACCCTGCTAGTGGGGAGGGATTCCATGGGCACCAGGTGGAGTTTGTGAAGATGGTTCGCGGCGAAGATTTATTCGAAAATGTCGACTATCCAGAGGAGTATGACAATGATCGCATACTAACTAATAGTGAATATGTTACAAACACTGTGGCCGATGGACTGGACGAGGACTGCATGTACCTTGGTAGCGATGACTTCACCATCAAGGAATCCGACGGTCATGAGTCAGATTATTATGGAGAGGAGTAG